One segment of Solanum stenotomum isolate F172 chromosome 1, ASM1918654v1, whole genome shotgun sequence DNA contains the following:
- the LOC125855118 gene encoding uncharacterized protein LOC125855118 — protein MSKFVSGTSELVVKECLTAVLVKDMDVSRLMIHAQQIEEEKLKEKTRDSKRKRRDDGESSHSMSDGENHSQGKGGSEQMWPECREFGRRHEGKCLAGSNVCFGCGKIEHKIRNCPLVARNEGDSPRRAQPYPSSDPIGGWKQDRFYALQTRQDHEGSRDAVIGKTCGYEREMKRRKKKKIQARTSTTETRTGHGYIDSLSQSPW, from the exons atgagtaagtttgtgtcgggtACTTCCGAATTAGTGGTCAAAGAATGCCTAACTGCCGTGCTTGTTAAGGATATGGATGTTTCCCGGTTGATGATACATGCACAACAAATAGAAGAGGAAAAACTTAAGGagaaaactagggattcaaagaggaaaagaagggaTGATGGTGAGTCTTCACATTCAATGTCCGATGGAGAAAATCATTCTCAAGGTAAGGGTGGTAGTGAGCAAATGTGGCCCGAGTGTAGGGAGTTTGGGAGAAGACATGAGGGTAAATGTCTAGCCGGTTCTAatgtttgttttggttgtggtaagataGAGCATAAAATAAGGAATTGTCCTTTGGTTGCTAGAAATGAAGGAGATAGTCCTCGACGGGCTCAACCTTACCCTTCCTCCGATCCTATTGGTGGCTGGAAACAAGATAGGTTCTATGCTCTTCAAACTCGACAAGATCATGAGGGTTCCCGGGATGCGGTGATTG GTAAAACATGTGGATAtgaaagagaaatgaaaagaagaaaaaagaagaaaatacagGCTAGAACAAGCACCACGGAGACTCGTACGGGCCATGGTTATATTGACAGTTTGTCACAGAGCCCATGGTGA